A genomic region of Lytechinus pictus isolate F3 Inbred chromosome 2, Lp3.0, whole genome shotgun sequence contains the following coding sequences:
- the LOC129284131 gene encoding eukaryotic translation initiation factor 3 subunit C-like has translation MASRFFAGGSSTESESESSDDGIQVPQKQVPVTRFFLSDDEEETKRVVRSAKSKRHDEISELIKQIRNQKKIRDVSRVQTSFEELMRVYTKAQNVLNTEDGQCPRYYIRCLVELEEFVNELWEDKKKLNKANAKSLSSLRQKLRKYLKELDTQITKYKENPDAEDKEEEPEEKSEKESESEEDEPAPTFKKTLPPKVKQEGDYDDESDDSWDVTMSSDSSSDDDVPGMTTLTAEYFLKKTTTGEDKSSTKRKERRKDRVRVKEDEVLEEEEEDEDGKWEKVKGGIKLEKEKPKMFAKDVEITHSVVLKKLSEIVGARGKRGTNRADQIELLKELRNIASQNNLGLGVDLKIAFHVMSAVFDYNPNVATCMKPAIWEMCLALMMEMLNILIENPDVVCSENFHEDAESLQEAPYKIRGCILTVAERLDEEFTKMLQATDAHSTDYVERLKDETLVTNIIVKLQSHLENTSTSAEICRVYLRHIQHIYYKYDYEKLRELEKNRTQTESEKQEKTDDGEGEKKIEEETQKEETPKEESKLEEEDKAKEKKEEDSLTLMDRMCKYIYSKDTTDLIRTRTMLCHIYHYAIHDRWYTARDLMLMSHLQQTIQYSDIPTQILYNRTMVQLGLCAFRHGNIRDAHNALLDIQSGGRAKELLAQGLLMRQQERDAQQEKIEKSRQLPFHMHINLELLECVYLVSAMLLEIPYMASHHFDIRRRMISKSFHHQLRLSERQTLIGPPESMREHVVAASRAMRYGDWRGCKKFLVNEKMNMKVWNLFKDSNHVRDLITRKIQEESLRTYLFTYGSVYDSLSLITLSDMFELEKTAVHSIVSKMIINEELMASWDEPAATIVMHRCEPTRLQHLSLRLADKVANLVDNNERLIDSRMGDSRFKDRGFNKDGGRREGGYKDGGRYKDGGRYKDGGRREGGYREGRDNRYQRDSHQGGNRYRDRGGKGNYNRDGQGRDNYHRDGQRRGGDRYHREGRGRGRNRDQQQRNY, from the exons ATGGCATCGCGGTTCTTCGCAGGAGGGTCATCAACCGAGAGTGAATCGGAATCGAGTGATGATGGTATCCAAGTACCGCAGAAACAGGTCCCAGTAACCCGATTTTTCCTCagtgatgatgaagaggagACAAAACGCGTTGTGCGCAGTGCCAAATCAAAGAG ACATGATGAGATATCAGAGCTCATTAAGCAGATCAGGAATCAGAAGAAGATCCGGGATGTCTCGAGGGTACAGACCAGTTTTGAGGAACTGATGAGGGTTTACACCAAGGCTCAGAATGTACTCAACACAGAGGATGGCCAGTGCCCACGGTACTATATCCGTTGTCTCGTGGAACTCGAGGAATTCGTCAATGAG cTTTGGGAAGACAAGAAGAAGTTGAATAAAGCCAATGCCAAGTCTCTCTCCTCCTTGAGACAAAAGCTAAGAAAATACTTGAAGGAGCTTGACACTCAGATTACAAAGTACAAAGAG AATCCTGATGCAGAAGATAAGGAAGAGGAGCCAGAGGAGAAGAGTGAGAAAGAGAGCGAGAGTGAAGAGGATGAGCCTGCTCCAACCTTCAAGAAAACTCTACCTCCAAAGGTCAAACAAGAAGGAGATTAT GATGATGAATCAGATGATAGCTGGGATGTAACAATGTCATCTGATTCAAGCTCAGATGATGATGTACCGGGCATGACGACCCTCACGGCAGAGTATTTCTTGAAGAA gACTACCACAGGTGAAGACAAATCTTCAACAAAGAGGAAGGAGCGAAGGAAGGACAGAGTGCGAGTGAAAGAAGATGAAGTtttggaggaggaggaagaagatgaagatggCAAGTGGGAAAAGGTCAAAGGTGGCATCAAACTTGAGAAG GAGAAACCCAAAATGTTTGCTAAGGACGTGGAGATTACCCATTCTGTTGTTCTCAAGAAGCTCTCTGAGATCGTTGGGGCTCGTGGCAAGAGAGGAACCAACCGAGCGGATCAGATTGAACTGTTGAAGGAACTCAGGAACATCGCTAGTCAGAACAACCTTGGGTTGGGCGTTGATCTGAAGATAGCCTTCCATGTGATGTCGGCTGTCTTTGATTACAATCCTAATGTTGCTACTTGTATGAAGCCAGCCATCTGGGAAAT gtgctTAGCCCTTATGATGGAGATGCTCAACATTCTCATAGAAAACCCAGATGTTGTGTGCTCAGAGAACTTTCATGAAGACGCCGAAAGTTTACAA GAGGCTCCGTATAAGATCCGTGGTTGTATTCTGACTGTAGCTGAACGGCTTGATGAGGAATTTACCAAGATGCTTCAAGCAACTGATGCTCATTCTACTGATTATGTTGAAAG GTTGAAGGATGAGACTCTTGTGACCAACATCATTGTAAAACTACAATCTCATCTTGAGAATACAAGTACATCTGCTGAGATCTGCAGGGTTTACCTGAGGCACATCCAACATATCTACTACAAG TATGATTACGAGAAACTTCGAGAACTAGAGAAGAACCGTACCCAGACGGAAAGTGAAAAACAGGAAAAGACGGATGATggtgaaggagaaaaaaagatagaagaGGAGACACAAAAAGAGGAGACACCAAAAGAGGAGAGCAAattagaagaagaagacaaagcgaaagaaaagaaag AAGAGGACTCGCTGACGCTGATGGACCGGATGTGTAAATACATTTACTCCAAGGACACCACGGATCTGATCAGAACTAGAACAATGCTGTGTCATATCTATCACTATGCTATCCACGATCGCTGGTACACTGCTAGAGATCTCATGCTTATGTCTCATTTGCAACAGACCATTCAATACTCTGATATTCCCACTCAG ATTTTGTATAATCGTACCATGGTCCAGCTTGGCCTCTGTGCATTCCGTCATGGTAATATCCGTGATGCCCACAATGCATTGCTTGATATCCAAAGTGGTGGACGTGCCAAGGAACTTCTAGCTCAG GGTCTTTTGATGAGGCAGCAGGAGCGTGACGCCCAGCAGGAGAAGATAGAGAAGAGTCGTCAGCTCCCTTTCCACATGCACATCAATCTGGAGCTATTAGAATGTGTCTATCTTGTCTCGGCAATGCTGCTTGAGATCCCTTACATGGCAT CTCACCACTTTGACATTCGGCGTCGCATGATCAGCAAGAGTTTCCACCATCAGCTGCGACTGAGTGAGCGTCAGACCCTGATTGGACCCCCGGAGAGCATGAGAGAGCATGTGGTGGCCGCCTCCAGGGCCATGCGCTACGGTGATTGGCGGGGCTGCAAGAAGTTCCTGGTCAATGAGAAGATGAACATGAAGGTCTGGAACCTGTTCAAGGACTCGAACCATGTCAGGGACCTCATCACTAG GAAGATACAGGAGGAGAGTCTGAGGACATACCTGTTTACGTATGGTAGTGTTTACGATTCTTTGAG CTTGATCACACTATCTGATATGTTTGAGCTTGAGAAGACTGCAGTACATAGCATTGTCAGTAAGATGATCATCAATGAAGAGCTGATG GCCTCCTGGGACGAGCCAGCTGCCACTATTGTGATGCACCGTTGTGAACCAACCCGTCTGCAGCACCTCTCACTCCGCCTTGCAGACAAGGTCGCCAACCTGGTCGATAACAACGAACGTCTCATCGACTCCCGCATGGGTGACAGCCGCTTCAAGGACCGCGGCTTCAACAAGGATGGTGGCCGAAGAGAAGGTGGTTACAAGGACGGTGGCCGCTACAAGGATGGTGGCCGCTACAAGGATGGAGGCCGGAGGGAAGGTGGCTACAGGGAAGGCCGAGACAATCGCTACCAACGTGATAGTCATCAGGGAGGCAACCGTTATAGGGACCGCGGTGGGAAGGGCAACTATAACCGAGACGGGCAAGGAAGGGACAACTACCACAGGGATGGCCAGAGACGAGGAGGGGATAGGTACCACCGTGAGGGTAGAG GTCGAGGAAGAAACCGTGATCAACAGCAGAGGAACTACTAG